The Impatiens glandulifera chromosome 3, dImpGla2.1, whole genome shotgun sequence genome contains a region encoding:
- the LOC124931729 gene encoding pentatricopeptide repeat-containing protein At2g33680-like — protein sequence MRNPQTGYQRFLLPRQILIHSQLSSAAFNSPWTGKSFSSSSAAFVSNELRIKKKNAVPRIFELLKHYVDALRSFTFKGSLNEGKGIHGQVIKTGAGPDAYIWSSLVNLYSKCRDFRSAGQVLDEMPQRDVVSWTALIAGLIDGGYWDEGIHEFCKMHKEGLKISTHTIAAALKGCSVSMHFSFGEQLHTEVIKHGFFSEVFLGSSFVNFYAKCGEIELAQKVFSDMPEHDLVSWTTLMDGYADNEQGETVLKLFSRIEEPEIKFSCFTLSIVLKGCANSDRITQGQSIHSLAIKINSHLHEYVNCSLLNMYSKCLMQADAMKVFHTIKHPNVVAWTEMISCHIQLGQFVESIDLFHDMVGREVKPNHFTFVNMVNAATLLGDHLYGKSIHTCIYKHGFTSDRFINTAVINMYMKFGSVIEARQVFDEITHKDSSSWNALLSGFHDITFKQMLEEGFEPDMYTFVNVLNSLDIRFGKQIHVHVIKNGFDKNNFVATTLICMYANGRISDDARSIFDRLHDKDVSTWTAMISCHARNDESDDAIRCFSRMRLDGERPNECTISSCLSSCLVLETGKQIHSLAIKIGLAIVTAVANAIINMYVNSRAIEYAEAVFDELVERDVLSWNTIICGYAQHGKGNIALRAFHNMLDEDYVPDKITFVGVLSACSHSDDLIDKGIDYFNSMFGIYGIIPEIHHYGCLVSILCRAGKFNKAVRLIEDLEMSENCLMWEKVLWRCKLYGNLEFGEKAALKLFELEPEVCFNYILLSDIYAGKEMWEEVAKVRGLMSKRVIEDEPARSWVEVDGRFHMFFAQDCLNLRIREICRQLGRKQT from the coding sequence ATGCGCAACCCGCAAACTGGTTACCAGCGATTCTTATTACCCAGACAAATCTTGATTCATAGTCAGTTGAGTTCCGCCGCTTTTAACTCTCCATGGACTGGTAAATCGTTTTCGTCATCCTCAGCTGCTTTCGTATCCAATGAGCTGAGAATCAAGAAGAAAAATGCAGTTCCAAGGATATTTGAGTTGCTGAAACATTACGTTGATGCGCTTCGCTCTTTCACTTTCAAGGGTTCATTGAACGAGGGAAAGGGTATTCACGGGCAAGTTATCAAAACTGGTGCTGGACCGGATGCGTATATATGGAGTTCTTTGGTAAACCTTTACTCAAAATGTCGGGACTTTCGTTCTGCAGGTCAAGTGCTCGACGAAATGCCCCAGCGTGATGTTGTGTCTTGGACAGCATTAATTGCTGGCCTAATTGATGGTGGATATTGGGATGAGGGCATCCATGAATTCTGTAAGATGCATAAGGAAGGTTTGAAGATCAGTACTCATACCATTGCCGCTGCATTAAAGGGTTGTTCTGTATCAATGCATTTCAGTTTTGGAGAGCAATTGCATACAGAAGTCATCAAACATGGATTCTTCTCAGAAGTTTTTCTCGGTTCTTCTTTTGTGAACTTTTATGCTAAATGTGGTGAAATTGAACTTGCCCAGAAAGTTTTCTCCGACATGCCTGAACATGATTTAGTATCGTGGACAACCTTAATGGATGGATATGCTGATAATGAACAAGGAGAAACGGTATTGAAACTATTTTCCAGAATTGAAGAACCGGAAATAAAATTCAGCTGCTTTACTTTATCAATTGTCCTCAAAGGTTGTGCTAACTCTGATAGAATAACACAAGGTCAGTCCATACACTCATTGGCGATTAAGATTAATTCTCACCTTCATGAATATGTCAACTGCAGCCTTCTTAATATGTATTCCAAATGTCTAATGCAAGCCGACGCAATGAAGGTATTTCATACAATCAAACATCCTAATGTTGTTGCATGGACTGAGATGATTAGTTGTCATATTCAGCTAGGCCAATTCGTTGAATCTATTGATTTATTTCATGATATGGTTGGTAGAGAAGTGAAACCGAACCATTTTACTTTTGTTAATATGGTTAATGCAGCTACTCTTCTTGGTGATCATTTATATGGTAAGAGTATCCATACTTGCATATATAAACATGGTTTTACTTCAGACAGATTTATTAATACCGCAGTTATCAACATGTACATGAAATTTGGATCGGTTATCGAGGCCCGACAGGTATTTGACGAAATTACCCACAAGGATTCGAGCTCGTGGAATGCTCTTTTATCAGGTTTTCATGATATTACATTCAAACAGATGCTCGAGGAAGGTTTCGAGCCCGATATGTACACATTTGTTAACGTTTTAAACTCTCTAGACATTCGATTTGGAAAGCAAATACATGTCCACGTCATAAAGAACGGTTtcgacaaaaataattttgtagcGACAACTCTTATTTGCATGTACGCAAATGGTAGAATATCGGATGATGCACGATCCATCTTCGATCGTTTGCATGATAAAGATGTTTCGACATGGACAGCCATGATTTCTTGCCACGCTCGAAACGATGAATCTGACGATGCAATCAGATGCTTCTCTCGTATGAGACTGGATGGGGAGAGGCCTAACGAATGCACAATCTCAAGCTGTTTGAGCAGTTGTTTGGTTCTTGAAActggaaaacagattcattcgtTGGCTATTAAGATCGGTTTGGCGATTGTTACTGCTGTTGCTAATGCGATCATCAATATGTACGTTAATTCTAGAGCTATAGAATATGCTGAGGCTGTTTTCGATGAATTGGTTGAAAGGGATGTTTTGTCGTGGAACACAATTATTTGTGGGTATGCTCAACATGGGAAGGGTAATATTGCTCTTAGAGCATTTCATAATATGCTAGACGAAGATTACGTTCCTGATAAGATTACTTTCGTAGGTGTTCTATCGGCTTGTAGCCATTCagatgatttgattgataaagggattgattattttaactCAATGTTTGGCATATATGGAATTATACCCGAAATTCATCACTATGGTTGTTTGGTGAGTATTCTTTGTCGGGCTGGAAAATTTAACAAGGCTGTGAGATTGATAGAGGATTTGGAAATGAGCGAAAACTGTTTGATGTGGGAGAAGGTTCTTTGGCGATGTAAATTATATGGGAATTTGGAGTTTGGTGAGAAAGCTGCTTTGAAACTGTTTGAGCTTGAACCTGAAGTTtgctttaattatatattgttgtCTGATATATATGCTGGAAAAGAAATGTGGGAGGAAGTTGCAAAAGTTAGAGGTTTGATGTCTAAAAGGGTGATTGAAGATGAACCAGCGCGAAGTTGGGTGGAAGTTGATGGGCGGTTTCATATGTTCTTTGCTCAGGATTGTTTAAATCTAAGGATTAGAGAGATTTGCCGACAGCTGGGAAGAAAGCAGACTTGA